A window of Candidatus Omnitrophota bacterium genomic DNA:
GCAAATTCGCCTGACCGCACTTCAGACAAAATCTTTTTCATCTCTTCCTTGACTTTCCGATTAATAATTCTCTTACCCCTGGTCAAATCACCATACTCTGCGGTGTCGGAAACCCTCTTTCTCATCCCCTGAATACCTGTTTCATAAATCATATCGGTTATCAGTTTTAATTCATGCAGGCATTCAAAATAAGCTATCTCCGGTTGATAGCCGGCTTCGGTTAATGTTTCAAATGCTCCCTTAACCAGCTCGGTTACTCCGCCGCATAATACCGTCTGTTCGCCAAAAAGGTCGGTTTCAGTCTCTTCGGAAAAAGTAGTCTCGATAACCCCTGCTCTGGTTCCGCCGATTCCTTTGGCATAAGCCAGACCGATTTCCCTGGCCTTTCCGGTGTGTTCCTGAAACACAGCCAGCAAACAAGGCACGCCTTTTCCCTCTTCATACATCCGCCTAACTAAACTACCCGGCCCTTTAGGAGCGACCATAAACACATCTATATCCTGAGGGGGGATTATTTGGTTAAAATGAATATTAAAACCGTGAGAAAAAACAAGGGCATTTCCTTTTTTTAAGTTTGGTTTTATGTCTTTTTGATAAACCAGGGCCTGGACATGGTCCTGGGTTAACATTTGAA
This region includes:
- the ilvC gene encoding ketol-acid reductoisomerase, producing MAKIYYDKDANLDVLKDKKIAIIGYGIQGRAQGLNLRDSGLNVTIGELEKTPNYQQAEKDGFEPVPALEASKSADIIQMLTQDHVQALVYQKDIKPNLKKGNALVFSHGFNIHFNQIIPPQDIDVFMVAPKGPGSLVRRMYEEGKGVPCLLAVFQEHTGKAREIGLAYAKGIGGTRAGVIETTFSEETETDLFGEQTVLCGGVTELVKGAFETLTEAGYQPEIAYFECLHELKLITDMIYETGIQGMRKRVSDTAEYGDLTRGKRIINRKVKEEMKKILSEVRSGEFAREWIAENQAGRPVFNILSKRDDNHPIEIIGRKLRGMMGWIK